A genome region from Hevea brasiliensis isolate MT/VB/25A 57/8 chromosome 7, ASM3005281v1, whole genome shotgun sequence includes the following:
- the LOC131181635 gene encoding uncharacterized mitochondrial protein AtMg00810-like — MSKGLKLDHTGDPLPEPEVYHRLVGRLLYLGLTRPDTSYVVQHLSQFLHLPRKPHWDALMALLWYLKGSLAKGLFFPVNVPLHISTYCDADWATCPMTRKSLTGYCIFLGKSLISWKSKKQTTISRSSAEADYRSMATTVCCSLYFRKPSISRMNEALRYRLSHCQTTCA, encoded by the exons ATGTCCAAAGGTTTGAAACTTGATCATACTGGTGATCCACTTCCTGAACCAGAGGTATATCATCGTTTGGTGGGCAGGTTACTCTACCTGGGCCTTACACGCCCTGATACATCTTATGTGGTTCAACACTTAAGCCAGTTTTTACATCTCCCACGTAAGCCACACTGGGATGCACTTATGGCTTTACTTTGGTACCTTAAAGGCTCTCTAGCCAAGGGGCTATTTTTCCCTGTTAATGTCCCTCTCCATATTTCTACATATTGTGACGCAGATTGGGCCACTTGCCCTATGACGCGAAAATCCCTTACGGgatattgtattttcttagggAAATCTCTTATCTCCTGGAAGTCAAAAAAACAAACAACAATTAGTCGATCCTCTGCTGAGGCTGATTATCGTAGTATGGCGACTACTGTTT GCTGCAGTTTATATTTCCGAAAACCCAGTATTTCACGAATGAACGAAGCACTTAGATATCGATTGTCACATTGTCAGACAACGTGTGCTTGA